The stretch of DNA ACGTCGTCGTAGGGGATAAAAGCATGAAACACTTTCTGCTTGAAGACGGTTTTCATTTCGTAGATGGCCGATTTTGCGTGAGTAGCTTTGGGATGCACCAGCGTGGGGAGAACACCCAGTAATTTGAGTTGTGGATTTAATTTCTCACGGATGAGCCAGACCGAATCGAGCAGAGAGCGCACACCGCGCATTGAAAGGTAGTTGGCGGCCACGGGGATGAGTAGTTCGTGGGCCGCGGCTAGCCCGTTCACGGTGACTAGTCCCAGGTTGGGCGCTGTATCGATAAGAATGAAATCAAACGGCTCGCGCGGTAATTGAAGAATATTGCGCAGCCGTGCCGTGCGCTCTGATTGGGTGTAAAGCTTGTATTCGGCAGCGATCAACTCGGCATTCGCGGGAGCTAAAGCGATGTTTTTCCCCGTATCTTTGAGGACATCGGTAAAGGCAATTTTATCATCGAGCAGTAAGTTGTAGGTAGATGGGCGGACAGTATACGGATCAAGCCCCAGGCTGATAGTGAGCGCCCCCTGCGAATCGAGATCAATCACAGCGACACGATGCCCTAGTTGCGCTAATCCGGCGGCCAGATTGACAACGGTAGACGTTTTGCCAACGCCACCTTTTTGGTTGGCTACAATGATTATGCGTTCCATAATTTGAGTATATCATAAAATGGGGGGTCAATTTTTTACTATGGATGTTTGGGTTTGCCTCCTGAAACGTTCTCGTTTATACTCTCTTTACACGCAGCCGCCCTACGCTGTTTTTTATAAAACTGATGAGCAAGAAG from Chloroflexota bacterium encodes:
- a CDS encoding AAA family ATPase; translation: MERIIIVANQKGGVGKTSTVVNLAAGLAQLGHRVAVIDLDSQGALTISLGLDPYTVRPSTYNLLLDDKIAFTDVLKDTGKNIALAPANAELIAAEYKLYTQSERTARLRNILQLPREPFDFILIDTAPNLGLVTVNGLAAAHELLIPVAANYLSMRGVRSLLDSVWLIREKLNPQLKLLGVLPTLVHPKATHAKSAIYEMKTVFKQKVFHAFIPYDDVAATAPAMRKSVLEYAPNSAVATAYLYLAKEVSYAK